One genomic region from Ptychodera flava strain L36383 chromosome 5, AS_Pfla_20210202, whole genome shotgun sequence encodes:
- the LOC139133610 gene encoding uncharacterized protein yields MRRKGYHVVIVYLDDFLIIADSKLECEQTFQALLQLLQQLGFTINWEKVIAPTQCLTFLGIEINTHNRTLSLDSSKLQDLSNLLTCWLPKRRATKRELQQLVGKLNWAARVIRGGRTFLRRLIDLTNSVSRQSHHIRLNKQAQADISWWANLSKTFNGTAFFIEETPLPQQIFTTDACSTAGAGVYEKDWFT; encoded by the coding sequence ATGCGCAGAAAAGGGTACCACGTGGTGATAGTGTACCTCGACGATTTCCTAATAATTGCGGACTCCAAACTGGAATGCGAGCAAACATTCCAAGCGTTACTACAACTGCTACAACAACTCGGCTTCACTATTAACTGGGAGAAAGTGATCGCACCCACCCAATGCCTCACGTTCCTCGGCATTGAAATAAATACGCACAACCGGACATTGTCCTTAGACAGCAGCAAACTGCAGGACCTCAGCAATCTCCTTACATGCTGGCTGCCCAAACGGCGGGCAACCAAACGCGAGCTTCAACAATTAGTCGGCAAACTCAACTGGGCGGCACGAGTTATCCGCGGCGGTCGCACATTTCTGCGACGTCTCATCGATTTGACCAACTCTGTTTCACGTCAATCACACCACATACGCCTAAACAAGCAAGCGCAAGCTGACATCAGCTGGTGGGCAAATCTGAGCAAAACGTTCAATGGTACGGCATTCTTCATCGAGGAAACACCGTTGCCCCAACAGATCTTCACCACCGACGCGTGCTCTACGGCAGGAGCGGGCGTTTATGAGAAAGACTGGTTTACGTGA